One segment of Nostoc flagelliforme CCNUN1 DNA contains the following:
- a CDS encoding zinc-dependent metalloprotease, protein MKYWIRKFAICIVLLYNLLLSSDYAGANQLSNIDVQQLNALPTVENLASADNNLAKSRKEDFCRFDEIVKRIDKLEGLFTLYCSGDSGKIYLEIKPEQLNKDYLAIVTLESGVGEKGIYSGLPLSDFIFYFQRVKNRLHFVVRNVKFRAESRPEQRSLARSFSDSVLYSLEIHTIKPGGKNILISLDELLMQDFPGLTSLLKYSLQADYHLDARKSYLGDVNSFTENVEIDSIYGFSSLEGANLVTVPDSRALTLKVHYSFSQLKESTGYIPRLADDRVGYFITAFQNLSNNNAHESFVRYINRWHLEPSDPNAPLSSPKKPIVFWIENAVPLEYRDAIREGVLMWNKAFEKAGFQNAIEVQQMPDDADWQPADVHYNTIRWFNSLDAGFARGPVRVNPLTGEILDADIIVDANMVRSIQQEYHALMEANSSFTDGHFSQLGKNPCPGNLSAMFSKGFQAFPEQHLVDNDFCYSMESSDQAAMGALALSILPNTTPSSENMKKYVHQYLRSLIAHEVGHTLGLRHNFHGSTMLTPEELNNTQITRTKGLVGSVMDYLPVNIAPQGIQQGDYFPGVVGPYDEWAIEYGYKRSPSVTLEGIIPESEKTFLEQIALVSPQPELSYATDEDIWDINPLANVWDMSSDVLLYSQWQMDNARFMWQRLDKSYLSKGESYSNLRVSFNRVLKYYFRNATLLSKYIGGQSFRRLHASDDASWTFVPVSLLKQRQALTKLQEYVFSEDAFSFSPQLLNQLAPSRWEHWGSSVPNNRLDYPIHDRILGFQSAVLRSLLDSDRLNRLQDIELKTLPGEALSIPELFDTLQTGIWTEVLTPGEPKPISSIRRSLQREYLNILLEMMLGTNDTPEDGRTLAWYKLRQLQKAIDVRLKQLSESVDIYTLAHLEASGDRIAKALNAQLISK, encoded by the coding sequence ATGAAATACTGGATAAGGAAATTCGCAATCTGTATAGTATTACTGTATAACTTGCTCCTATCAAGTGATTACGCAGGAGCAAACCAACTTTCAAATATTGATGTGCAACAATTAAATGCACTCCCGACGGTTGAAAATTTAGCAAGTGCTGACAATAATCTTGCTAAGAGTAGAAAAGAAGATTTTTGCCGATTTGATGAGATTGTCAAAAGAATAGATAAGCTAGAGGGACTCTTCACACTTTATTGCAGTGGCGATTCGGGCAAAATTTACTTAGAAATTAAACCAGAGCAACTAAATAAAGACTATTTAGCTATTGTTACATTGGAATCGGGCGTCGGGGAAAAGGGAATTTATAGTGGATTGCCTTTATCTGATTTTATCTTCTACTTCCAACGAGTCAAGAATAGATTGCACTTTGTGGTTCGTAATGTTAAATTCCGCGCGGAAAGTAGACCAGAACAGCGATCGCTTGCTCGTTCATTTAGCGACTCAGTTCTTTATTCACTCGAAATACACACTATTAAACCAGGCGGTAAAAATATTCTAATCAGCCTGGATGAACTGCTAATGCAGGATTTTCCCGGCTTAACTAGCTTATTAAAATACTCTTTGCAGGCTGATTATCACTTGGATGCAAGAAAGTCTTATTTGGGTGATGTTAACAGCTTCACAGAAAATGTAGAAATTGATTCTATTTACGGTTTTTCATCACTAGAAGGAGCAAATTTAGTCACAGTACCCGATAGCAGGGCACTCACTCTGAAGGTACACTACAGTTTTTCTCAGCTTAAAGAAAGCACTGGTTACATTCCTAGACTTGCAGATGACAGAGTAGGATATTTTATTACTGCTTTCCAAAATTTATCTAATAATAATGCTCACGAATCATTTGTCCGTTACATCAATCGTTGGCATCTAGAGCCATCAGATCCTAACGCTCCCTTATCTTCACCCAAAAAGCCAATTGTGTTTTGGATTGAAAATGCTGTGCCACTAGAGTACCGCGATGCGATTCGTGAAGGTGTTTTGATGTGGAACAAAGCATTTGAAAAAGCTGGATTTCAAAATGCTATTGAAGTGCAGCAAATGCCAGATGATGCTGATTGGCAACCCGCAGATGTACATTACAACACTATTCGCTGGTTCAATTCTTTAGATGCAGGTTTTGCCAGAGGCCCAGTACGTGTTAACCCACTCACCGGGGAAATATTGGATGCAGATATTATTGTAGATGCCAATATGGTGCGTTCAATTCAGCAAGAATATCACGCACTGATGGAAGCAAATTCATCTTTTACGGATGGGCACTTTTCTCAACTGGGCAAAAACCCATGCCCAGGTAATTTATCTGCAATGTTCTCGAAAGGTTTTCAAGCTTTTCCTGAACAACATTTAGTAGACAATGACTTTTGCTATAGCATGGAGTCTTCAGATCAAGCCGCAATGGGGGCGTTGGCATTATCAATTTTGCCAAACACTACACCCAGTAGTGAAAACATGAAAAAGTATGTGCATCAATATTTGCGTTCTCTGATTGCTCACGAAGTCGGGCATACTCTCGGTTTGCGCCACAACTTTCACGGCAGCACCATGTTAACGCCCGAAGAATTAAATAATACTCAAATCACTCGCACTAAAGGTTTAGTGGGTTCGGTGATGGACTATCTACCTGTGAATATAGCACCACAGGGAATACAACAAGGTGACTATTTCCCAGGAGTTGTTGGCCCCTATGATGAATGGGCAATTGAGTATGGTTATAAAAGAAGCCCATCAGTAACACTTGAGGGAATCATTCCCGAATCAGAAAAAACTTTTTTGGAGCAGATTGCACTGGTGTCGCCTCAACCAGAATTATCTTATGCAACTGATGAAGATATCTGGGACATTAATCCTTTAGCAAATGTCTGGGACATGAGTAGTGATGTGCTACTTTATTCCCAGTGGCAAATGGATAATGCCCGTTTTATGTGGCAGCGCCTTGACAAGAGTTATCTATCGAAAGGCGAAAGTTATAGTAACCTGCGCGTCTCATTCAATAGAGTACTTAAATATTATTTTCGCAACGCCACCTTACTTTCTAAATACATTGGTGGGCAATCGTTTCGGCGTCTCCATGCTAGTGACGATGCTTCTTGGACATTTGTACCAGTTTCACTTTTAAAACAACGTCAAGCATTGACAAAGTTACAAGAATATGTATTTTCTGAGGATGCTTTTAGTTTTTCACCACAATTGTTGAATCAACTAGCACCATCGCGCTGGGAACACTGGGGTAGTTCTGTACCTAACAACCGCCTTGATTATCCAATTCACGATCGCATTCTGGGTTTTCAAAGTGCGGTACTGCGATCGCTATTAGACAGCGATCGCCTGAATCGTTTACAAGACATAGAATTAAAAACTCTCCCTGGAGAAGCACTTTCCATCCCGGAACTGTTCGACACCTTGCAAACAGGCATTTGGACAGAAGTTTTAACCCCAGGAGAACCAAAGCCAATTTCTAGCATCCGCCGTTCATTGCAACGGGAATATCTGAATATTTTGCTAGAGATGATGTTGGGTACTAATGATACACCTGAAGATGGTCGGACACTAGCTTGGTATAAATTGCGCCAACTGCAAAAAGCCATTGATGTCAGACTCAAACAACTTAGTGAAAGCGTTGATATTTATACCCTAGCCCACTTAGAAGCTTCTGGCGATCGCATCGCTAAAGCATTAAATGCACAGTTAATTTCTAAGTAG
- a CDS encoding alpha/beta fold hydrolase has protein sequence MPKVQINGIDLFYDIKGKGEPLLLIAGFLCDHAYWSLIMPSLVSQYQVIRLDNRGMGRSSAPENPYSLKQMANDVAGLLDHIAIDKVHLVGHSMGGQIAQELVLAHPEKVESLILLSSLAKGDGLFNSIIETWGDLCKNVDLKLYEKVVLPWIFTDTFYSIPGMIEGLIEFAIRYPFPPAAHSLYHHSRAMLDFDTTNRLQQIHCPTLVLVAKQDILTPLKFSQQLAQSIPNAELLVLNGGGHGFLIESPDAVVSAMLNFLRKLKPASLCN, from the coding sequence ATGCCCAAAGTTCAGATTAACGGGATTGATTTGTTCTACGACATTAAGGGAAAGGGTGAGCCTTTGCTATTAATAGCTGGCTTCCTTTGCGATCATGCCTATTGGTCGTTGATTATGCCATCGCTGGTTTCGCAGTATCAAGTCATTCGCTTAGACAACCGAGGTATGGGGCGAAGTTCTGCTCCCGAAAACCCTTATAGTCTGAAGCAGATGGCTAATGACGTTGCAGGATTGCTCGATCATATTGCGATCGATAAGGTGCATTTAGTAGGTCATTCAATGGGTGGTCAGATAGCCCAAGAGTTAGTGTTAGCACATCCTGAAAAGGTAGAAAGTCTGATACTACTTTCGTCCTTGGCAAAGGGTGATGGATTATTTAACAGCATTATCGAGACTTGGGGCGACCTCTGCAAAAATGTAGACTTGAAACTTTATGAAAAAGTCGTATTACCCTGGATATTTACAGATACGTTCTACTCAATTCCTGGGATGATCGAAGGTTTGATTGAATTTGCAATCAGATATCCTTTCCCACCTGCGGCTCATTCACTCTATCATCATAGTCGAGCCATGCTTGACTTTGACACAACAAACCGCCTACAACAAATTCATTGTCCTACTCTAGTTCTAGTTGCTAAACAAGACATTCTCACCCCGCTAAAGTTTTCCCAGCAACTTGCTCAAAGCATTCCCAACGCTGAACTTTTAGTCCTCAACGGTGGAGGTCATGGCTTCTTAATTGAGTCGCCGGATGCTGTGGTTTCAGCTATGCTTAACTTCCTGCGGAAGTTGAAGCCAGCTTCACTATGTAATTAA
- a CDS encoding CIA30 family protein — translation MTDKNRSQWDLGRFIETLTYFEVIPFLNWVQQLIQGRPKDNQYRPNGGRNVGVILVAGATGGVGKRVVQRSLQQGYKVRALVRDIDKARSILGNDIDLVAADITQPKTLTSLVMADIQAVICCTAVRVQPVEGDTADRAKYYQGVKFYQPEIVGDTPENVEYQGVKNLVQAAAKYLPQANEKPIFDFTKPSAELKDYWGALDDVVMGGVSASNIQLVENTALFAGNVSTANSGGFASIRTKNFDPPFNLSDCEGVKLRVKGDGQRYKIFLRTDTKWDGIGYSYSFDTVADTWIDVHIPFADLIPVFRAKVVKDAPPIEQNRVCSFQLMLSKFEYDGALNPKFSPGGFALQLESIKAYGRATLPQFILVSSAGVTRPGRPGINLDEEPPAVKLNDQLGGILTWKLKGEDSLRESGIPYTIVRPCALTEEAGGKELIFEQGDNIKGKISREDVAELCVQALKIGKACNVTFEVKQGDNTVNSIDWQKLFSDLVKDK, via the coding sequence ATGACTGACAAAAATCGTTCTCAATGGGATTTAGGCAGGTTTATCGAAACCCTGACTTACTTTGAGGTAATTCCTTTCCTTAACTGGGTACAGCAGTTAATCCAAGGTCGTCCTAAGGATAATCAATATAGACCCAATGGAGGAAGAAATGTGGGTGTAATATTAGTGGCAGGTGCAACAGGTGGTGTAGGTAAACGAGTAGTGCAGCGATCGCTCCAACAAGGTTATAAAGTTCGCGCCCTAGTTCGAGACATTGACAAAGCGCGGTCAATTCTTGGTAATGATATAGACTTAGTAGCTGCGGATATCACCCAACCAAAAACTTTAACTTCTTTAGTTATGGCTGATATCCAAGCTGTAATTTGTTGTACAGCAGTGCGCGTGCAACCAGTTGAAGGAGACACAGCAGATAGAGCAAAATACTATCAAGGTGTTAAATTTTACCAGCCAGAAATTGTTGGCGACACCCCAGAAAATGTAGAATATCAAGGTGTTAAAAACTTGGTCCAAGCGGCGGCAAAATATTTACCCCAAGCAAACGAAAAACCGATATTTGATTTCACAAAGCCATCAGCAGAATTAAAAGATTACTGGGGGGCGCTGGATGATGTCGTCATGGGTGGCGTGAGCGCCAGTAATATTCAATTAGTAGAAAATACAGCTTTGTTTGCTGGTAATGTCTCCACCGCTAACTCTGGCGGATTTGCTTCTATTAGAACTAAGAATTTTGATCCCCCCTTTAACTTATCTGATTGCGAAGGTGTAAAATTGCGCGTCAAAGGTGACGGTCAGCGTTATAAAATATTCCTGCGGACAGATACAAAATGGGATGGTATTGGGTATAGCTATTCTTTCGATACCGTAGCTGATACCTGGATAGACGTTCACATTCCCTTTGCAGATTTGATTCCCGTCTTTCGGGCAAAAGTTGTCAAAGATGCGCCGCCAATTGAGCAGAATAGAGTTTGTTCATTCCAACTGATGTTGAGCAAATTTGAATATGATGGCGCTTTGAATCCTAAATTTTCTCCCGGTGGTTTTGCTTTGCAGTTGGAATCAATAAAAGCTTACGGCCGTGCAACTTTACCACAATTTATCCTCGTCAGTTCAGCAGGCGTGACTCGTCCCGGTCGCCCTGGCATTAATTTAGATGAAGAACCGCCAGCAGTGAAATTAAATGACCAATTAGGAGGAATTTTAACTTGGAAGTTGAAGGGAGAAGATAGTTTAAGAGAAAGCGGAATTCCTTATACGATTGTTAGACCTTGTGCCTTAACTGAAGAAGCAGGAGGTAAGGAATTAATATTTGAGCAAGGTGATAATATTAAGGGCAAAATCAGCCGTGAGGATGTAGCAGAACTTTGTGTACAAGCTTTAAAGATAGGAAAAGCTTGTAATGTCACGTTTGAAGTAAAACAGGGAGATAATACTGTTAACTCTATCGATTGGCAGAAGTTATTTTCTGATTTAGTAAAGGATAAATAA
- a CDS encoding HugZ family pyridoxamine 5'-phosphate oxidase: protein MSQLEDIQAEYEKFPEELESVIISTVNAQAIPNASYAPFVIDDSKNIYIYVSGLSTHTKNLYDNPHVSVLFIEDEAKSNLIFARRRLSFDCTANLIERETDKWNQIVEQFQGRFGQIIEVLRGLSDFRIFQLTPSEGRFVVGFGAAYHISGDNLNQVVQITGDANKKQE from the coding sequence ATGAGCCAACTTGAAGACATTCAAGCTGAGTACGAAAAGTTTCCAGAAGAATTGGAGAGTGTAATTATTAGCACTGTGAACGCACAGGCAATACCCAATGCTAGTTATGCTCCCTTTGTAATAGATGATTCCAAAAACATCTACATTTACGTCAGTGGTCTTTCAACTCATACCAAAAATCTCTATGACAATCCTCATGTTAGTGTCTTGTTTATCGAGGATGAAGCCAAGAGTAATCTAATTTTTGCCCGTCGTCGTTTGAGTTTTGATTGTACGGCAAATTTGATAGAGCGTGAAACTGATAAGTGGAATCAAATTGTTGAGCAATTTCAAGGGCGGTTTGGTCAAATTATCGAGGTTCTGCGCGGCTTGTCTGACTTTAGGATTTTCCAGCTAACTCCTAGTGAAGGCCGTTTTGTAGTTGGTTTTGGAGCAGCTTATCACATCAGTGGTGATAACCTCAATCAAGTTGTTCAGATCACAGGAGATGCCAACAAAAAGCAAGAATGA
- a CDS encoding retropepsin-like aspartic protease family protein: MKNAWRRWITTVNLAAIGLMPTLIFLAFSHQATADDPGACYMITSSGKTVGLGRLCGNIPVASDNKVFRVSIKRRFGGTPVIDVTFNDKKTFEMIVDTGSSETIITQGMANTLELQATGTMQAQIADGSQVEFPTSKVKSIAVGGVTANNLRVAIAPKASIGLLGYDFFGSYDIKILEKEVEFHHR; the protein is encoded by the coding sequence ATGAAGAATGCTTGGAGGCGTTGGATTACAACCGTTAACCTAGCTGCAATCGGACTAATGCCGACGCTGATATTTTTAGCATTCTCTCATCAGGCAACAGCTGACGATCCAGGAGCATGTTACATGATAACCTCCTCTGGTAAAACCGTTGGATTGGGAAGGCTTTGTGGCAATATACCCGTAGCTTCAGATAACAAAGTTTTTCGAGTCTCAATCAAACGCCGCTTTGGTGGAACTCCTGTGATTGATGTCACCTTCAACGACAAAAAAACCTTTGAAATGATTGTAGATACAGGTTCTAGTGAAACTATAATCACCCAAGGTATGGCAAATACACTTGAACTCCAGGCTACAGGGACAATGCAAGCCCAAATTGCCGATGGTAGCCAAGTAGAATTCCCAACCAGCAAGGTAAAATCTATTGCAGTAGGTGGAGTTACAGCCAATAATCTTCGGGTAGCGATCGCACCAAAAGCAAGCATCGGCTTACTGGGTTACGATTTCTTTGGCAGCTATGATATCAAGATTCTGGAAAAAGAGGTCGAATTTCATCACCGCTAA
- a CDS encoding alpha/beta fold hydrolase gives MLQFQPPGFGHKVIHTSLGAMVYYTQTNAPWAFADTEDLPPLLFLHNFGGGASAYEWSKVYPAFASNYHILAPDLIGWGESAHPVRDYKIRDYLSTIAEFIIETCRQPVTVVASSLTAAFAIRLAIVQPNLFKALYLVSPSGFDDFGQGAGRRLPLSVINAPLLDNFIYILGAENEIAVRNFLQSFLFAKSQRVSQEMVEAYLTSAQQPNAKFAALSFLRGDLYFDLSLYIKQLTIPTVIFWGEKAQFTSIKLGQRLANLNPSAIRDFYAIADAGILPHLEMPEVVIGFLQRYLGGVGSREWGMREQGEQGRQGENN, from the coding sequence ATGCTTCAGTTTCAACCTCCTGGCTTTGGACATAAAGTTATCCATACATCCTTGGGGGCAATGGTTTACTATACCCAAACGAATGCACCTTGGGCGTTTGCTGATACTGAAGATTTACCTCCACTACTGTTTCTCCATAACTTTGGTGGTGGGGCGTCTGCGTATGAATGGTCTAAAGTTTACCCGGCTTTTGCCTCTAATTACCACATTTTAGCTCCCGATTTAATCGGCTGGGGAGAATCAGCTCATCCAGTCCGGGATTATAAAATTAGGGATTATCTCAGCACGATCGCAGAGTTTATCATCGAAACTTGTCGTCAACCTGTGACAGTGGTAGCCTCGTCTCTAACAGCCGCTTTTGCTATTCGCCTAGCTATTGTTCAACCCAATTTATTCAAAGCACTGTATTTGGTGTCTCCCTCTGGATTTGATGATTTTGGACAGGGTGCTGGACGCAGACTTCCGCTTTCGGTGATCAATGCGCCCCTGTTGGACAATTTTATTTATATACTTGGTGCTGAAAATGAAATTGCAGTCCGAAATTTTTTACAAAGTTTTCTGTTTGCCAAGTCACAACGAGTTTCTCAAGAAATGGTGGAAGCTTATTTAACCTCTGCACAACAGCCTAATGCCAAGTTTGCCGCTTTGTCATTTTTGCGGGGCGATCTTTACTTTGATCTGAGTTTATATATTAAACAACTGACAATTCCCACTGTCATTTTTTGGGGAGAAAAGGCACAATTTACCAGCATCAAATTAGGACAACGCTTGGCAAATTTAAATCCAAGTGCAATTCGAGATTTTTATGCGATCGCAGATGCAGGAATATTACCTCATTTGGAAATGCCAGAAGTTGTAATTGGTTTCTTGCAAAGGTATCTTGGGGGAGTGGGGAGTAGGGAGTGGGGGATGAGGGAGCAGGGGGAGCAGGGGAGGCAGGGGGAGAATAACTAA
- a CDS encoding carboxymuconolactone decarboxylase family protein → MTKLIEYEEASDEVRAVYDDIRATRQNDYINNFWKAIANHPPTLQRTWQAVKEVMSGPGEIDPLMRELIYIAVSATNGCEYCIASHTAGARAKGMNDTMFAELMAIAATANMTNRLANGYQIPVDERFKT, encoded by the coding sequence ATGACTAAGCTGATTGAATACGAAGAAGCCAGCGACGAAGTACGTGCAGTATATGACGACATCCGCGCTACACGCCAGAATGACTATATCAATAACTTTTGGAAAGCTATAGCCAATCATCCCCCTACCTTGCAACGAACTTGGCAAGCGGTAAAGGAAGTTATGAGTGGCCCCGGTGAGATTGATCCACTGATGCGCGAACTAATTTACATCGCCGTGAGTGCGACGAATGGCTGTGAGTATTGCATCGCCTCGCACACAGCAGGGGCGCGGGCCAAGGGAATGAATGATACCATGTTCGCGGAACTAATGGCGATCGCAGCCACTGCCAACATGACTAATCGCCTCGCCAACGGCTATCAAATTCCGGTGGACGAGAGATTTAAGACATAG